From Chryseobacterium gallinarum, one genomic window encodes:
- a CDS encoding histidine kinase, protein MYRYLSYFGLVIALFTLMYCKKSQKTENNESPLAEPIKKLSEAKLSPQNKDSLLAAWRSFERNEQVQRDTVLSTRVNYGLARMHAMLGKDSVEYYIEKALTLIESTKDNLPDKALVYNGMGNILMANGKEHQAAFYYNKAAAIIRSDAGLKLSAEAKTSMLLSAAQSNRYLYDYGLAKEMNLAALKLVDSLPEGHVNRQRALVQIIHILALQKMPGDSIKVYLEKLETLHKKNPEAYQKKYYYNSKINFFENSGKNDSLLHYQKLMKIEEEKIFERDKAPSVVNNMFLAHANIGAIFIEMKKGDSARAALAEANKVLSAYKDKIDTSNVIIYRTDLAKLYDLKGDYKKAAKELDTIRSLQQQYFQNKNTRAIAEMNALYQIQAKDKSIRMLNEDIQINQLELQQNRLWLIVVVLIVVLLLGLICFLYYYYQQRRKSQERERLLLQQQLLRTQMEPHFIFNTLAAVQSFVRLDQKDAAIQYLNRFSRLLRSSLELSRQQYVPLDEEIETLDNYLRLQQMRYDHGFSYELQYPEEQDLGAIMVPPMLVQPYVENAIVHGINIDSDKALISVVFELQKDILVIRIADTGKLQKVSKTSHRSLSGAISNERILLLGKKASVETSVSEAGGRCVTLHIPVVFEK, encoded by the coding sequence ATGTATCGTTATCTTTCTTATTTTGGGCTCGTGATTGCCTTGTTTACTCTGATGTATTGTAAAAAATCACAAAAAACTGAAAACAATGAATCTCCCCTTGCCGAACCTATTAAAAAACTGAGTGAGGCAAAATTATCTCCACAAAATAAAGACTCCCTGCTGGCTGCCTGGCGAAGCTTTGAGCGTAATGAACAAGTGCAGCGGGACACGGTTTTATCAACAAGGGTAAATTACGGCCTGGCAAGGATGCATGCCATGTTGGGAAAAGACTCTGTTGAATATTATATTGAAAAGGCACTTACGCTTATTGAATCTACTAAAGATAATTTACCGGATAAAGCGTTGGTATATAACGGAATGGGGAATATTCTGATGGCCAATGGAAAAGAACACCAGGCAGCCTTTTATTATAATAAGGCGGCAGCTATTATTCGTTCGGATGCAGGATTAAAACTATCGGCAGAAGCAAAAACCAGTATGTTGCTCTCCGCAGCCCAGAGTAATAGATATTTATATGATTATGGATTGGCAAAAGAAATGAACCTGGCTGCTCTTAAATTAGTAGATAGCCTGCCGGAGGGGCATGTGAACCGCCAAAGAGCATTGGTGCAGATTATTCATATTCTGGCCTTACAAAAGATGCCTGGTGACAGTATTAAAGTATATCTGGAAAAATTGGAGACCTTACATAAAAAAAATCCGGAAGCTTATCAAAAAAAATACTATTACAACAGTAAAATTAACTTTTTCGAAAATAGCGGCAAAAACGACTCCCTGCTTCACTACCAAAAATTAATGAAAATAGAGGAAGAAAAGATCTTTGAGAGAGATAAAGCCCCATCTGTTGTCAATAATATGTTTTTAGCTCATGCCAATATAGGAGCTATTTTTATTGAAATGAAAAAAGGAGACAGTGCCCGGGCAGCATTAGCGGAGGCTAACAAAGTATTATCTGCCTATAAGGATAAAATAGATACCAGTAATGTCATTATATACAGGACAGACCTTGCAAAGCTGTATGACCTGAAAGGTGACTATAAAAAAGCGGCAAAAGAATTAGACACTATCAGATCTTTACAACAGCAGTATTTTCAAAATAAAAATACCCGGGCAATTGCTGAAATGAACGCTTTGTATCAGATTCAGGCCAAAGATAAATCCATCCGGATGCTGAATGAAGACATTCAGATCAATCAATTGGAATTACAACAAAACCGGTTATGGCTTATTGTTGTAGTTTTGATTGTTGTCCTGCTTTTAGGACTGATTTGCTTCCTGTATTATTATTACCAGCAGCGCAGGAAAAGCCAGGAAAGAGAAAGGTTATTACTGCAGCAGCAATTATTACGGACGCAGATGGAACCTCATTTTATCTTTAATACCCTGGCTGCAGTACAAAGCTTTGTACGTCTGGATCAGAAAGATGCTGCAATTCAGTATCTGAACCGGTTTAGCAGGCTTTTACGAAGCAGCTTAGAACTAAGCCGACAGCAATATGTGCCTCTTGATGAAGAAATTGAAACACTGGATAACTATCTCAGGTTGCAGCAGATGCGGTATGATCACGGATTTTCTTACGAGCTGCAATATCCTGAGGAACAGGATCTTGGTGCGATAATGGTGCCTCCGATGCTTGTACAGCCTTATGTGGAAAATGCTATTGTACACGGGATTAATATTGACAGTGATAAGGCTCTTATTTCCGTTGTTTTTGAACTTCAAAAAGATATTCTTGTCATACGTATTGCCGATACAGGTAAATTACAAAAAGTGTCTAAAACATCCCACCGTTCTTTATCCGGGGCAATCAGTAATGAACGTATTTTGTTATTGGGGAAAAAAGCAAGTGTGGAAACCTCTGTTTCAGAGGCCGGAGGGCGATGTGTTACTTTGCATATCCCTGTTGTTTTTGAAAAATAA
- a CDS encoding NAD-dependent epimerase/dehydratase family protein, whose translation MQTILGANGQIGEELARELKRNFTSSIRIVSRDAKKVNDTDEVFSADLSIREKAIEAVKGSEIAYFTLGLPISSDLWEKQFPLILRNVIDACKINHTKLVFFDNTYMYPQDDRILTEETAFSPVGRKGRVRRKMAEMVLKEIESGELEAVICRAPEFYGPRKTQSITNTLIFNNIKEGKKLKVPLSANKKRSLIWTPDASRATALIGNTPDAFGQTWHLPVDKSHPTYKEFIRMASGIYSRDLKYSVVPKLMFKIGSFFNKSVKELLELLPRYEHDNIFDDSKFRKKFPDFQVTTYKQGISIIKDEQLSGNKIIK comes from the coding sequence ATGCAAACGATACTAGGAGCCAACGGTCAGATTGGTGAAGAGCTCGCAAGAGAACTCAAAAGAAATTTTACTTCATCTATACGAATTGTCAGTAGAGATGCAAAAAAAGTAAATGATACGGACGAAGTCTTTTCGGCAGATTTATCAATTCGCGAAAAAGCAATCGAGGCGGTAAAAGGCAGTGAAATTGCTTATTTCACATTAGGCCTTCCGATCAGTTCTGATCTCTGGGAGAAACAGTTTCCGCTTATCCTTCGTAATGTAATTGATGCCTGCAAGATTAACCATACAAAACTCGTATTCTTTGATAATACGTATATGTATCCTCAGGATGATCGCATATTGACAGAAGAAACTGCTTTTTCACCTGTGGGAAGAAAAGGAAGAGTCAGAAGAAAAATGGCCGAAATGGTGCTGAAGGAAATCGAATCCGGTGAACTTGAAGCCGTGATCTGTCGTGCCCCGGAATTTTACGGCCCTCGCAAAACGCAGAGCATTACCAATACCTTGATTTTTAACAATATCAAAGAAGGCAAAAAGCTGAAAGTTCCATTGAGTGCAAACAAGAAAAGAAGCCTGATATGGACTCCCGATGCGAGCCGCGCCACTGCTTTGATCGGAAATACTCCTGACGCATTCGGTCAGACCTGGCATCTGCCGGTAGATAAAAGCCATCCTACCTATAAAGAGTTTATCCGAATGGCTTCAGGAATTTACAGCAGAGACCTGAAATATTCTGTTGTTCCCAAATTGATGTTCAAAATAGGCTCATTTTTTAACAAAAGTGTAAAGGAATTACTGGAGCTTCTTCCCAGGTATGAACATGACAATATATTTGACGATTCAAAATTCAGAAAGAAATTTCCGGATTTTCAGGTCACAACATATAAACAAGGGATCAGCATAATAAAAGATGAACAGCTTTCAGGAAACAAAATAATTAAGTAA
- a CDS encoding M1 family metallopeptidase, translating into MFRIFFSFIFLVSVAIVAQQPTREDSLVGSVTPEKAWWDLLHYDITVKPDYPTKTLTGNNKIKYKTLSGGNSKMMQIDLVKPLTIDSAFQDNKKLTFHNKGNIWYISLPKHSKSKSYELNIYYSGKPVESVSPPWDGGMVWAKDSLNRPWISVACQYKGASLWYPCKNMLYDEPDEGASISIIVPADMTAVGNGRWVGKKLSSDRTAKYTWKVVNPINHYGISFYAGNYVNISQTYQGRKGKLDMSYWILDYNRQKALDHMIPEAVQTMKSLERWFGPYPFYEDGFKIVEAPYIGMEHQSAIAYGNNYTKGTFKGKDISKTGWGKKTDRLIVHETAHEWFGNSITASDIADRWIQEGFAGLAEELVIADLCGRKAGEEFLVARYKGIDNEKPIIGRYGINEDSSSDNYIKGWAVIHMIKTIMNDDEKFRKILQGVTASFYHKVTSTQEIEDYIITKSGMNFKPLFNQYLRTTQIPELEYSIKNNELRYRFTNCIDGFFMPVKIDGSDDWLFPTVSWQTFQLKNNNITEINTDPNFYIKVKKVE; encoded by the coding sequence ATGTTTAGAATATTTTTTAGTTTTATTTTTTTGGTCTCTGTTGCTATTGTTGCGCAGCAACCGACAAGAGAGGATTCTTTAGTAGGATCTGTTACTCCTGAAAAAGCATGGTGGGATTTACTGCATTATGATATTACCGTGAAGCCTGATTATCCAACTAAAACGCTTACAGGAAATAATAAAATAAAGTATAAAACACTTTCAGGAGGAAACTCCAAAATGATGCAGATTGATTTAGTGAAGCCCTTGACCATAGATAGTGCTTTTCAGGATAATAAAAAATTAACTTTCCATAATAAAGGCAATATATGGTATATTTCCTTGCCAAAACATAGTAAGAGTAAAAGCTATGAATTAAATATTTACTATTCCGGGAAGCCTGTTGAATCGGTATCACCACCCTGGGATGGAGGAATGGTTTGGGCAAAAGATTCCTTAAACCGTCCATGGATATCGGTGGCTTGTCAGTATAAAGGAGCCAGTTTATGGTATCCATGCAAAAATATGTTATATGATGAGCCTGATGAGGGTGCTTCCATTTCCATCATTGTTCCTGCAGACATGACAGCGGTTGGGAATGGAAGATGGGTAGGCAAAAAATTATCTTCTGACAGAACGGCAAAATATACCTGGAAAGTTGTTAATCCTATCAATCATTATGGAATATCATTTTATGCCGGAAATTATGTAAATATCAGTCAGACTTACCAGGGTAGGAAAGGGAAGCTGGATATGAGTTACTGGATTCTCGATTACAACAGGCAAAAAGCGCTTGATCATATGATTCCTGAGGCTGTTCAGACAATGAAATCCCTGGAACGATGGTTTGGGCCGTATCCATTTTATGAAGACGGATTTAAAATAGTGGAGGCGCCTTATATCGGAATGGAACATCAGAGTGCTATTGCCTATGGCAATAATTATACAAAAGGAACTTTTAAAGGAAAAGATATTTCTAAAACAGGATGGGGGAAAAAAACAGACCGATTGATTGTTCATGAGACGGCACATGAATGGTTTGGAAACAGTATAACCGCTTCCGATATTGCGGATCGCTGGATACAGGAGGGCTTTGCGGGGCTTGCCGAAGAACTGGTTATTGCAGACTTATGCGGGAGAAAAGCGGGAGAGGAATTTCTGGTTGCAAGATATAAGGGAATAGACAACGAAAAACCGATTATTGGCAGGTATGGAATTAATGAAGATAGTAGCTCAGATAATTATATTAAAGGCTGGGCTGTAATCCATATGATTAAAACAATAATGAATGATGATGAGAAGTTCCGTAAAATTTTGCAGGGGGTTACTGCCAGTTTTTATCATAAGGTAACATCAACACAAGAGATTGAAGATTATATTATTACAAAATCTGGGATGAACTTTAAACCACTATTTAACCAATATCTCCGGACAACGCAGATTCCCGAGCTGGAATATTCAATCAAAAATAACGAATTGAGATATCGGTTTACCAATTGTATCGATGGATTTTTTATGCCGGTAAAAATAGATGGGTCAGATGATTGGCTATTCCCGACAGTTTCATGGCAAACCTTTCAGCTGAAAAATAATAACATTACAGAAATAAATACTGATCCTAATTTTTATATAAAAGTGAAAAAAGTAGAATAA
- a CDS encoding LytR/AlgR family response regulator transcription factor, whose protein sequence is MIKVAIIEDEPAVCNEIIFLLRNEPDLEILGLAHHVAGAVRLLQEKEVDVVLMDIQLVDGTAFDVLKNLSPVPENIIFITAYNQFAIKAIKYGALDYLLKPIDQQELREALDRYRQKQEKNLQYAKQLELVRNTFADQQALPQQIVLNSLNNMRMINVQDILYCKGDGPYTYFHLKNGRNELVSKPLKYYEDLLPSPYFLRSHQSYLVNRSQITGVIRSEYLILQNEEQIPVSSRRKSYILNLLSIK, encoded by the coding sequence ATGATAAAGGTTGCAATTATAGAAGATGAGCCTGCCGTATGCAACGAGATTATCTTTTTGTTGCGTAATGAACCGGATTTGGAAATCTTAGGCCTGGCTCATCATGTTGCCGGTGCAGTTAGATTGCTGCAGGAGAAGGAGGTGGATGTGGTGCTGATGGATATTCAACTGGTTGACGGGACAGCCTTCGATGTTTTAAAAAACTTATCTCCTGTTCCTGAAAACATCATCTTTATTACAGCTTATAATCAATTTGCAATAAAAGCGATTAAATATGGTGCGCTGGATTATTTATTGAAACCTATAGATCAGCAGGAGCTCAGGGAAGCCCTGGACCGCTACAGGCAAAAGCAGGAGAAAAATCTTCAATATGCCAAACAGCTAGAATTGGTTCGTAATACATTTGCAGATCAGCAGGCGTTACCACAACAAATTGTACTGAATTCACTCAATAATATGCGGATGATCAATGTCCAGGATATTTTGTACTGTAAAGGAGATGGTCCCTATACTTATTTTCATTTGAAAAATGGTAGAAATGAGCTGGTTTCAAAACCCCTTAAATATTATGAAGATTTGTTACCTTCCCCTTACTTTTTAAGAAGTCACCAATCTTACCTTGTTAACCGGAGCCAGATTACAGGCGTGATCCGTTCAGAATATCTGATCTTACAGAACGAAGAACAGATACCTGTTTCCTCCCGTCGAAAAAGCTATATACTTAACTTATTATCCATTAAATAG
- a CDS encoding Crp/Fnr family transcriptional regulator: MTDVFENYLSSTGGLTAEEINFSAQFFKPVRLKKGDFFIHENEICRYIGFITNGAVKAYNTDEEGKENITCFKFENEFATSFQEFVTQEKSGRSIRAIEDSIIYRINYPDYQHLLAQVTAWNGVIKSIMEQEYIQKERYLLNYNNKPAVDKYRHVLSSQPMLVQRITTQDLASYLGITPRSLTRAKGQIHKPNVL, translated from the coding sequence ATGACTGACGTATTTGAAAATTATCTATCCTCAACAGGAGGACTAACAGCAGAGGAAATCAACTTTTCTGCACAGTTTTTCAAGCCGGTCCGCTTAAAAAAAGGAGATTTTTTTATTCATGAGAATGAAATCTGCCGTTATATCGGATTTATCACTAATGGCGCAGTAAAAGCATACAATACCGACGAAGAAGGAAAGGAAAATATTACCTGCTTCAAGTTTGAAAATGAATTTGCCACCTCGTTTCAGGAGTTTGTGACGCAGGAAAAGTCCGGAAGAAGTATCAGGGCTATAGAAGATAGTATAATTTACAGGATAAATTACCCGGACTATCAGCATCTTCTTGCTCAGGTAACCGCCTGGAATGGCGTGATAAAATCGATCATGGAGCAAGAGTATATCCAAAAGGAACGTTATCTGCTGAATTACAATAATAAGCCGGCTGTGGATAAATACCGCCATGTTCTATCCAGCCAACCGATGCTTGTTCAGCGGATAACAACACAGGATCTGGCATCATACCTGGGTATCACGCCGCGATCACTTACACGGGCAAAGGGACAAATACATAAACCCAACGTGTTATAG
- a CDS encoding helix-turn-helix domain-containing protein, giving the protein MKTPEKVSSISTLHKFLGLKKPANPLISVFNFDDVKLESEAILSAITTDFYVIALKKDCAGGKCRYGQQYYDFNEGIMYFIAPHQVLQFDDILLNGVKGFVLVVHPDFLHGYGLASDIKEYGYFSYTANEALHLSEKEEKTIFDIIANVEQEIDINMDSFTQDLLVSNLDLLLKYCDRYYNRQFLTRKKVNSDLLSKLELLLDDYFKNDKLTINGIPSVHFIADQLHLSANYLSDMLRVQTGQTTQQHIQNRLIEKAKELLSTTSMSVSEIAYQLGFEHPQSFHRLFKSRTSLSPLKFRSSLN; this is encoded by the coding sequence ATGAAAACTCCGGAAAAAGTATCATCAATAAGTACACTTCATAAGTTCTTGGGGTTAAAGAAACCCGCTAATCCGCTGATCAGTGTATTTAATTTTGATGATGTTAAACTGGAATCGGAGGCTATTCTTAGTGCCATAACCACTGATTTTTATGTTATTGCTTTAAAAAAAGACTGTGCTGGTGGAAAATGCCGGTATGGCCAGCAATATTATGATTTTAATGAGGGTATTATGTATTTTATTGCCCCACATCAGGTCCTTCAGTTTGATGATATACTCCTCAATGGAGTAAAAGGTTTTGTTTTGGTGGTACATCCGGATTTCCTTCATGGATATGGACTGGCATCCGATATTAAAGAATATGGTTATTTTTCCTATACCGCGAATGAAGCATTGCATCTTTCTGAAAAGGAAGAGAAAACTATTTTTGATATAATAGCGAATGTTGAACAGGAAATTGATATCAACATGGATTCCTTTACACAAGACCTACTTGTTTCTAACCTTGATCTTCTGTTAAAATATTGTGATCGTTATTATAACCGCCAATTTTTGACCAGAAAGAAAGTGAATAGTGACCTTCTTTCAAAGCTGGAGCTATTATTGGATGATTATTTCAAAAATGATAAGTTAACAATTAACGGTATACCCTCAGTTCACTTCATTGCTGATCAATTACATCTGAGTGCAAATTATCTGAGTGATATGTTAAGAGTGCAAACAGGGCAAACCACACAGCAGCATATCCAGAACCGATTGATCGAAAAAGCAAAAGAATTACTTTCTACTACCTCAATGTCGGTCTCTGAAATTGCTTATCAGCTTGGATTTGAACATCCGCAATCCTTTCACCGCCTTTTTAAAAGCCGAACATCACTTTCTCCACTGAAATTCAGATCATCATTAAATTAA
- a CDS encoding type 1 glutamine amidotransferase domain-containing protein: protein MMKILIIVTNIGMYASGNLKTGLWLSELTHIYHAAKEKGYDITIASPQGGNIPVDPESLKHFTLDKISEQYWNEDDFRLLLANSEKLSELTQQEYDLIYLAGGHGTMYDFPDDSTIQSMVRNQFEKEKKVAAICHGVGGLLNVKLSNGEYLIKAKSMTGFDWFEETIARRKREVPFNLEAAIKERGADLKKAFIPMTSNVVVDGNLITGQNPFSSKEMAKVVIKELEK, encoded by the coding sequence ATGATGAAAATCTTAATTATAGTAACCAATATAGGTATGTATGCAAGTGGTAATCTGAAAACCGGTTTGTGGCTTAGTGAACTCACTCATATCTATCATGCGGCTAAAGAGAAAGGTTATGATATTACCATTGCAAGTCCTCAAGGTGGTAACATTCCTGTAGATCCCGAAAGTCTAAAACACTTTACACTAGATAAAATTTCTGAACAATATTGGAATGAGGATGACTTTCGGTTATTGCTTGCAAATAGTGAAAAACTATCTGAGCTTACTCAACAAGAATATGATCTGATCTATTTAGCTGGGGGGCATGGTACAATGTACGATTTTCCAGATGACTCTACTATACAATCAATGGTTAGGAATCAGTTTGAAAAAGAAAAGAAAGTCGCTGCGATCTGTCATGGAGTTGGTGGATTATTAAATGTTAAGCTTAGTAATGGTGAATATCTGATCAAAGCAAAATCAATGACCGGATTTGACTGGTTTGAAGAAACTATTGCCAGAAGAAAGCGGGAAGTACCATTCAATTTGGAAGCTGCTATTAAGGAGCGCGGTGCAGATCTCAAGAAAGCCTTTATTCCAATGACATCTAACGTTGTTGTGGATGGTAATCTGATTACAGGTCAAAATCCATTCAGTTCAAAGGAAATGGCCAAGGTGGTTATTAAAGAACTTGAAAAATAA
- a CDS encoding thermonuclease family protein, with the protein MKRLMLVCLLLPVLTFSQTSGKVIKISDGDTITILLKGNQQKKLRLAEVDCPEKGQAFGKNAKQYTSGQVFGKTINFIETDKDRYGRSIAKVYYDNGKYLSKELIKAGMGWWYFFYSNDASLGKLQEKAQQKKIGLWQDNQAIAPWEYRKIKREAGSKKNEAFKANGKAKEII; encoded by the coding sequence ATGAAACGATTAATGCTTGTGTGTTTACTTCTTCCAGTACTGACGTTCTCCCAAACCAGTGGAAAAGTAATAAAAATTTCAGATGGAGATACTATCACAATTCTTCTAAAAGGTAATCAACAAAAGAAACTGAGACTCGCCGAGGTAGATTGTCCTGAAAAAGGACAGGCATTCGGGAAAAATGCTAAGCAATACACATCAGGACAGGTATTTGGTAAAACTATTAATTTTATTGAAACGGATAAAGACCGTTATGGACGCTCTATTGCCAAAGTGTATTACGACAATGGCAAATATCTCTCAAAAGAATTGATAAAAGCAGGAATGGGATGGTGGTATTTCTTTTATTCTAATGATGCTTCCCTGGGAAAACTGCAGGAAAAAGCCCAACAGAAAAAAATAGGCCTCTGGCAGGATAATCAGGCGATTGCTCCCTGGGAATACAGGAAAATAAAAAGAGAAGCAGGAAGCAAAAAAAATGAAGCTTTTAAAGCGAATGGAAAAGCAAAAGAGATCATCTGA
- a CDS encoding MBL fold metallo-hydrolase, which produces MLRQIAPEVFQIPLMPRNSINCYIIEGVLVDSGIRSSYTTIRKVNEKIAVHQHVLTHAHADHQGCSDQICAEFRIPLLCHPNEVFRAETGMVTNDYPTPDHWVAKLQQKYWAGQGHKVDQTIVENDRIGNFRVIETPGHSPGHISLFRERDGVLIIGDAATNMNLLTTATGLRLPPNMFTSDQRRNIKSLQKLAELNPSVICFGHGPVLRNTDQKFEQFVAKCSNAL; this is translated from the coding sequence ATGTTACGTCAAATTGCTCCCGAAGTATTCCAGATTCCACTGATGCCACGAAACAGTATCAACTGCTATATTATCGAAGGTGTATTGGTAGACTCCGGAATACGGAGCTCATATACCACTATAAGGAAAGTTAATGAGAAAATTGCTGTTCATCAACATGTATTGACGCATGCGCATGCAGACCATCAGGGTTGCAGTGACCAGATTTGCGCAGAGTTCAGGATTCCTTTACTCTGCCATCCCAACGAAGTTTTCAGAGCCGAAACAGGTATGGTAACCAACGATTATCCAACTCCGGATCATTGGGTGGCAAAGCTTCAGCAAAAATACTGGGCAGGGCAGGGTCATAAAGTCGATCAGACAATTGTTGAAAACGATAGGATCGGAAACTTTCGGGTGATAGAGACTCCCGGACATTCACCTGGTCATATTTCTTTATTCCGTGAACGGGATGGAGTGCTGATCATCGGAGATGCAGCAACCAATATGAACCTGCTTACTACAGCAACTGGTCTGCGGCTTCCTCCAAATATGTTCACCTCGGATCAGCGGCGTAACATTAAATCGCTCCAAAAGCTGGCAGAGCTGAACCCTTCCGTTATCTGCTTCGGTCACGGACCAGTTTTGCGAAATACAGATCAGAAGTTTGAGCAATTTGTGGCTAAATGCAGTAATGCTCTGTGA
- a CDS encoding alpha/beta hydrolase has product MANNIKAESDPQILSGIREFLKGLNNSGGKPLETLTPQEARQVLVDAQNSVEVDYSGITEDKREITQDGITVNIHIVKPANASSENLPVFMFTHGGGWVLGDYPTHRRLVRDLVVHSGAAAVFTDYTPSPEAQYPVAINQIYAATKWVSENGAEIGVDGKNMAAAGNSVGGNMTAVLCLMAKDKGGPEIKFQLLLWPVTDADFSRESWQKYAEERFLTAPLMKWMWNNYLPDVEKRKEYYATPFNAPLEKLKGLPPALVQLAENDILFDEGLAYARKLDEAGVPTTIETYNGFIHDYGLLNPLDHIEAVKFSSEQGALALKKALFKK; this is encoded by the coding sequence ATGGCAAACAACATTAAAGCTGAGAGCGATCCGCAGATCCTTTCAGGTATCAGGGAATTTTTGAAGGGTTTGAATAATAGCGGTGGTAAACCACTAGAAACATTGACTCCACAGGAAGCCAGACAGGTTTTGGTTGATGCGCAAAATTCTGTTGAGGTAGATTATTCAGGTATTACTGAAGATAAAAGGGAAATTACGCAGGATGGAATTACGGTAAATATCCATATTGTAAAACCTGCCAATGCTTCTTCCGAGAACCTTCCGGTGTTCATGTTTACGCATGGCGGTGGATGGGTATTGGGTGATTATCCAACCCATAGAAGATTGGTCAGGGATTTAGTTGTCCATAGTGGTGCCGCTGCCGTATTTACAGATTATACACCTTCACCGGAAGCACAATATCCAGTTGCAATCAATCAGATATATGCAGCTACAAAGTGGGTATCAGAAAATGGTGCTGAAATTGGTGTTGATGGTAAAAATATGGCGGCTGCCGGAAACAGTGTCGGCGGAAATATGACTGCGGTCCTCTGCCTAATGGCGAAAGATAAAGGAGGCCCTGAAATAAAATTTCAATTGTTATTGTGGCCTGTAACTGATGCAGATTTTTCTCGTGAATCCTGGCAAAAATATGCTGAAGAACGATTCCTTACAGCTCCATTAATGAAATGGATGTGGAATAACTATCTCCCTGATGTCGAAAAGCGCAAGGAATATTATGCTACCCCATTCAATGCACCCTTAGAAAAACTTAAAGGCCTTCCGCCTGCATTGGTTCAGCTGGCCGAAAATGATATTCTCTTCGATGAAGGTTTGGCATATGCAAGAAAACTAGATGAGGCTGGCGTTCCAACGACTATCGAGACCTATAACGGATTTATCCATGATTATGGACTCTTAAATCCGTTAGATCATATTGAAGCAGTAAAGTTTTCATCAGAACAAGGTGCGCTAGCGCTTAAAAAAGCTTTGTTTAAAAAATAA